The DNA region GGATGCATCATGTCCGGGTCCAGCATTGCCAGGATGGCCGCCAGTCCCCACGGCAGCAAGCTCATGACGATTCCCTGCAGCCGCCCGGAGGCGGTCAGAGTGACAATCTTGCCCCGTATCTGGTTCCGCCGGCGGACGGTCTCCGCTATCTTCACCAGCACGTCGGAGAGCACGCCGCCGGTCTCCTGCGCGATGCTGATGGCATCGACGATGACGCTCAGGTCTTCGGAATTGAGACGTTCTTTCATGTCCTGAAGTGCCTGAACCAGCGGCTTTCCGACCCGGTTTTCCTGCAGCGCGTGGGCGAACTCCTGCCGGATGGGCGGACCCATTTCGCGCGTGACCTGCTCCATCGCCTGCATCAGGCTCATCCCCGCCTTCATTGCCCCGGCCACCACGACGATGGCATCGAGCAGCTGGCCCTCAAGCTTCTTGCGCCGCCGTCTCTCCATGTAGGATATGTAGAGGCGGGGAGACATGAATCCGCCGACCGCGCCTGCGAGCGTCGGCACCGCCCTGAAACCGGTCAGCAAAGACAAGAGCAGCGCGCCGCCGGCCGCGCTGCACAGGGCATAGAGCCACAGCCGTCCCGGAGACACCCGCAGGTAAAGCGCCTCCACCCTCTGCTCGGCCTGTTCGATATACTGGCGGCGGTAATTGACCACGGCCTGCATCCCCACCATGACAATGAGAATCACCGACCCGAAGATTGCAGCGCAGGCTAAAACGCTAAGCAGCGAACACCTCCATCGGGAATTTAACACCCCGGGCTCTCAGTCGGTCTACAATCGCAGGGATGGTGCCGGTGGGCACGTACCGGCCGATTATCCGTCCTGTGGCATCAACTCCCTGCTGCTTGAAAAGGAATATCTCCTGCGTCAGGAACACGGCGTTCTCGCCGAGTCCGGAGACCTCCGTGATATGGGTAATCTTGCGCGAACCATCCGGCTGGCGCGCCGTCTGGACGATCATGTCGATTGCCGACGCGACCTGCTCCCGTATCACCCGCGAAGGCAGGTCTACGCCGGCCATCAACACCAGGGTCTCGAGCCGGGACAGCGTGTCCCGGGGCGAATTGGCGTGGATGGTAGTCAGGGAACCGTCGTGTCCCGTGTTCATCGCCTGCAGCATGTCCAGCGCCTCGCCGCCTCGGCATTCGCCGACCACGATCCGGTCCGGCCTCATGCGCAGCGTGTTCCTTACCAACTCGCGGATCGACACGGCACCGGTGCCCTCGGTATTGGCGGCCCGCGACTCAAGCGAGATGACGTGCTCCTTGTTGATCTGTAGTTCGGCGGCATCTTCGATGGTTATGATCCGCTGGTTGTCGGGAATGTAGTTGGAAAGGACGTTGAGCAGAGTCGTCTTGCCGCTGCCCGACCCGCCCGAGATAAGGATGTTGGCCCGGTACTTGACCATCAGCTCGAGGAACTTGACCATTTGCCGGCTGATCGTTCCCAGTCGGAGCAGGTCTTCCGCGTTCAGCTTGTTCCTGAAGAACTTGCGGATCGTCACCTTCGCGCCGTGCAGGGCCAGTGGCGGTATTATCACGTGTACGCGCGAACCGTCGGGCAGCCGGGCGTCAACGTACGGCACGCTCTCGTCCACGTGCCGGCCCAGCGGCTGGATGATGCGCTGGATCACGGAACGGACCTGGTCCTCATTCAGGAAGCGCTCGCCGCTGAGCTCGATCCGGCCACCGCGTTCGATGTAGATCTGGTCGGGCCGGTTCACCATGATTTCGGTAATCGTGTCGTCGCCCAGGAACTTCTCCAGCGGCCCGAGGTCGAGAAAGTCGTCAAGCAGCTCCGTCAGCAGCGTCTGCGGCGTCCACCCCGGAGGAATCGCGTACGCCGGTTCCGACAAAATGGCCACCACAATCTCGCGCACCTTCGACCGGAATTCCTGTTCGCCGATCCCGTCGAAGCTCGTCTTGTGCCGGTTCACACGGCTCAACAGCTCGTTCTGGACGCGCTGCTTGTACTCGTACAGCTCCTCGGGCGTCGAAGCCGAGGCAGTATCGAAGGCAGCCTCGCCGGAAGGCGGGACGCCCCCCGTCTCCGGCTGTCCGTGAGACGTCCCGGATTCGGGGACTTGTTCCAGCAGCCGGTCGGTCAGGTCGACGGGCCCGTCAACGTCTGCGAGCGATACCGGATCGGCCGGCTCCGGGGACCGGGAACTGGAGGCGTGCGACAGCAGGGGGTCTTCAGTTTCCCGCCTCTTGTCAATCAGCCTCCCGATCAACGACACTGGTTCACCTTCCCATGTCCCCGGGCTTCGTTATCTTCAGGAAGTCCTGCCCGATGCCGTCAACGGTCACCCGCGGCGTGACCAGAATGATGAGTTCCCGCCTCTGGGAAGACGA from bacterium includes:
- a CDS encoding type II secretion system F family protein, with protein sequence MILIVMVGMQAVVNYRRQYIEQAEQRVEALYLRVSPGRLWLYALCSAAGGALLLSLLTGFRAVPTLAGAVGGFMSPRLYISYMERRRRKKLEGQLLDAIVVVAGAMKAGMSLMQAMEQVTREMGPPIRQEFAHALQENRVGKPLVQALQDMKERLNSEDLSVIVDAISIAQETGGVLSDVLVKIAETVRRRNQIRGKIVTLTASGRLQGIVMSLLPWGLAAILAMLDPDMMHPMFSTVIGQVLLVIVVVLEVAGYAVIQRLVAVDV
- a CDS encoding CpaF family protein, whose product is MSLIGRLIDKRRETEDPLLSHASSSRSPEPADPVSLADVDGPVDLTDRLLEQVPESGTSHGQPETGGVPPSGEAAFDTASASTPEELYEYKQRVQNELLSRVNRHKTSFDGIGEQEFRSKVREIVVAILSEPAYAIPPGWTPQTLLTELLDDFLDLGPLEKFLGDDTITEIMVNRPDQIYIERGGRIELSGERFLNEDQVRSVIQRIIQPLGRHVDESVPYVDARLPDGSRVHVIIPPLALHGAKVTIRKFFRNKLNAEDLLRLGTISRQMVKFLELMVKYRANILISGGSGSGKTTLLNVLSNYIPDNQRIITIEDAAELQINKEHVISLESRAANTEGTGAVSIRELVRNTLRMRPDRIVVGECRGGEALDMLQAMNTGHDGSLTTIHANSPRDTLSRLETLVLMAGVDLPSRVIREQVASAIDMIVQTARQPDGSRKITHITEVSGLGENAVFLTQEIFLFKQQGVDATGRIIGRYVPTGTIPAIVDRLRARGVKFPMEVFAA